One window of Marmota flaviventris isolate mMarFla1 chromosome 5, mMarFla1.hap1, whole genome shotgun sequence genomic DNA carries:
- the LOC114103775 gene encoding coiled-coil domain-containing protein 115-like, with product MGAKLIGPLQYASRKEPQVCVCASETQNGSQTFWVVRADAQTPEEVGPRESALRRRKDPTKTPEPEPSAAPQDPLNWFGILVSHSLRQAQASFWDGLQLAADIASLQTCINWGRSQLRGIQEKLKQLEPGAA from the exons ATGGGTGCCAAGTTGATAGGGCCCTTGCAGTATGCCTCTCGCAAGGAACCCCAGGTCTGTGTGTGTGCCAG TGAGACCCAGAATGGATCCCAGACCTTCTGGGTGGTGAGAGCTGATGCCCAGACTCCAGAGGAGGTGGGGCCCAGAGAGTCAGCTTTGCGCAGGCGCAAGGACCCTACCAAAACTCCAGAGCCAGAGCCCTCTGCAGCCCCACAGGACCCCCTAAACTGGTTTGGAATCCTGGTTTCTCACAGTCTGCGGCAGGCCCAAGCCAGCTTCTGGGATGGCCTACAGCTAGCTGCAGATATAGCCAGCCTCCAGACCTGTATCAACTGGGGTCGAAGCCAACTCCGGGGGATCCAGGAGAAACTCAAGCAGCTGGAGCCTGGGGCTGCCTGA